One Capricornis sumatraensis isolate serow.1 chromosome 8, serow.2, whole genome shotgun sequence genomic region harbors:
- the FERMT3 gene encoding fermitin family homolog 3 isoform X2, which yields MAGMKTATGDYIDSSWELRVFIGEEDPEAESLTLRVTGESHIGGVLLKIVEEIKRKQDWSDHAIWWEQKRQWLLQTHWTLDKYGILADARLFFGPQHRPVILRLPNRRALRLRASFSQPLFQAMVAICRLLSIRHPEELSLLRAPEKEKKKKKEKEPEEEVYDLTKVVLVGGVAPASFRGMPAHFSDSAQTEACYHMLSRPQPPPDPLLLQRLPRPSSLLDKTQLHSRWLDSSRCLMQQGVKAGDTLWLRFKYYSFFDLDPKTDPVRLTQLYEQARWDLLLEEIDCTEEEMMVFAALQYHINKLSQSGEVGEPAGTDSGLDDLDAALSNLEVKLEGSAPTDMLDSLTTIPELKDHLRIFRPRKLTLKGYRQHWVVFKETTLSYYKSQEEAPGDPIQQLNLKGCEVVPDVNVSGQKFCIKLLVPSPEGMSEIYLRCQDEQQYARWMAGCRLASKGRTMADSSYSSEVQAILAFLSLQRTGGGGGGGSGNHPQGPDASAEGLNPYGLVAPRFQRKFKAKQLTPRILEAHQNVAQLSLSEAQLRFIQAWQSLPDFGISYVVVRFKGSRKDEILGIANNRLIRIDLSVGDVVKTWRFSNMRQWNVNWDIRQVAIEFDEHINVAFSCVSASCRIVHEYIGGYIFLSTRERARGEELDEDLFLQLTGGHEAF from the exons ATGGCAGGCATGAAGACAGCCACCGGGGACTACATCGACTCGTCCTGGGAGCTGCGCGTGTTCATAGGCGAGGAGGACCCGGAGGCCGAGTCACTCACCCTCCGCGTCACAGGGGAGTCACACATCGGTGGCGTGCTCCTGAAGATTGTGGAGGAGATCA AACGCAAGCAGGACTGGTCAGACCACGCCATTTGGTGGGAACAGAAAAGGCAGTGGCTGCTGCAGACCCACTGGACGCTGGACAAATACGGGATCCTGGCCGACGCCCGGCTCTTCTTCGGGCCCCAGCACCGGCCCGTCATCCTGCGGCTGCCCAACCGCCGGGCCCTGCGCCTCCGCGCCAGCTTCTCCCAGCCCCTCTTCCAGGCCATGGTGGCCATCTGCCGGCTCCTCA GTATCCGGCACCCTGAGGAGCTGTCTCTGCTCCGGGCTCccgagaaggagaagaagaagaagaaagaaaaggagccgGAGGAGGAGGTGTATGACCTGACCAAGGTCGTCCTGGTCGGGG GCGTGGCCCCTGCGTCGTTCCGGGGGATGCCAGCCCACTTCTCAGACAGTGCCCAGACGGAGGCCTGCTACCACATGCTGAGCCGGCCACAGCCCCCGCCGGACCCCCTTCTGCTGCAGCGCCTGCCTCGGCCCAGCTCCCTCTTGGACAAAACCCAGCTCCACAGCAG GTGGCTGGATTCCTCGCGGTGCCTCATGCAGCAGGGCGTCAAGGCTGGGGATACACTCTGGCTGCGCTTCAAATACTACAGCTTCTTCGACCTGGATCCCAAG ACAGACCCAGTGCGGCTGACCCAGTTGTACGAGCAGGCTCGCTGGGACCTGCTGCTGGAAGAGATTGACTGCACTGAGGAGGAGATGATGGTGTTTGCAGCCCTACAG TACCACATCAACAAGCTGTCCCAGAGCGGGGAGGTGGGCGAACCGGCGGGCACAGACTCAGGGCTGGACGACCTGGATGCAGCCCTGAGCAACCTGGAGGTGAAGCTGGAGGGGTCGGCACCCACGGACATGCTG gacagCCTCACCACCATCCCAGAACTCAAGGACCATCTCCGGATCTTCCG GCCCCGGAAACTGACTCTGAAGGGGTACCGCCAGCACTGGGTGGTGTTCAAGGAGACCACCCTGTCCTACTACAAGAGCCAGGAAGAGGCCCCCGGGGACCCCATCCAGCAGCTCAACCTCAAGG GCTGTGAAGTGGTCCCCGATGTCAACGTCTCAGGCCAGAAGTTCTGCATCAAACTCCTGGTGCCCTCCCCTGAGGGCATGAGTGAGATCTACCTGCGGTGCCAGGAT GAACAGCAGTATGCCCGCTGGATGGCTGGCTGCCGACTGGCCTCCAAGGGCCGCACCATGGCGGACAGCAGCTACTCCAGCGAGGTGCAGGCCATCCTGGCCTTCCTCAGCCTGCAGCGgacaggcggcggcggcggcgggggctcCGGCAACCATCCCCAGGGTCCCGATGCCTCCGCCGAGGGCCTCAACCCTTATGGCCTTGTGGCCCCACGCTTCCAGAGAAAGTTCAAGGCCAAACAG CTCACTCCACGGATCCTGGAAGCCCACCAGAACGTGGCCCAGCTCTCGCTGTCTGAGGCCCAGCTGCGTTTCATCCAGGCCTGGCAGTCCCTCCCCGACTTCGGCATCTCCTATGTTGTGGTCAG GTTCAAGGGCAGCAGGAAAGATGAGATCCTGGGCATCGCCAACAACCGGCTGATCCGCATTGACTTGTCCGTGGGTGACGTGGTCAAGACCTGGCGCTTCAGCAACATGCGCCAGTGGAATGTCAACTGGGACATCCGGCAG GTGGCCATCGAGTTTGATGAGCACATCAACGTGGCTTTCAGCTGCGTGTCCGCCAGCTGCCGCATTGTGCATGAGTACATTGGGGGCTACATCTTCCTGTCCACGCGGGAGAGGGCCCGGGGGGAGGAGCTGGATGAGGACCTCTTCCTGCAGCTCACGGGAGGCCACGAGGCCTTTTGA
- the FERMT3 gene encoding fermitin family homolog 3 isoform X1, whose protein sequence is MAGMKTATGDYIDSSWELRVFIGEEDPEAESLTLRVTGESHIGGVLLKIVEEIKRKQDWSDHAIWWEQKRQWLLQTHWTLDKYGILADARLFFGPQHRPVILRLPNRRALRLRASFSQPLFQAMVAICRLLSIRHPEELSLLRAPEKEKKKKKEKEPEEEVYDLTKVVLVGGVAPASFRGMPAHFSDSAQTEACYHMLSRPQPPPDPLLLQRLPRPSSLLDKTQLHSRWLDSSRCLMQQGVKAGDTLWLRFKYYSFFDLDPKTDPVRLTQLYEQARWDLLLEEIDCTEEEMMVFAALQVPGRGPLGAGCGPGPGQGLPAGTLHQGKPCWANELPAQPSLATCPLQYHINKLSQSGEVGEPAGTDSGLDDLDAALSNLEVKLEGSAPTDMLDSLTTIPELKDHLRIFRPRKLTLKGYRQHWVVFKETTLSYYKSQEEAPGDPIQQLNLKGCEVVPDVNVSGQKFCIKLLVPSPEGMSEIYLRCQDEQQYARWMAGCRLASKGRTMADSSYSSEVQAILAFLSLQRTGGGGGGGSGNHPQGPDASAEGLNPYGLVAPRFQRKFKAKQLTPRILEAHQNVAQLSLSEAQLRFIQAWQSLPDFGISYVVVRFKGSRKDEILGIANNRLIRIDLSVGDVVKTWRFSNMRQWNVNWDIRQVAIEFDEHINVAFSCVSASCRIVHEYIGGYIFLSTRERARGEELDEDLFLQLTGGHEAF, encoded by the exons ATGGCAGGCATGAAGACAGCCACCGGGGACTACATCGACTCGTCCTGGGAGCTGCGCGTGTTCATAGGCGAGGAGGACCCGGAGGCCGAGTCACTCACCCTCCGCGTCACAGGGGAGTCACACATCGGTGGCGTGCTCCTGAAGATTGTGGAGGAGATCA AACGCAAGCAGGACTGGTCAGACCACGCCATTTGGTGGGAACAGAAAAGGCAGTGGCTGCTGCAGACCCACTGGACGCTGGACAAATACGGGATCCTGGCCGACGCCCGGCTCTTCTTCGGGCCCCAGCACCGGCCCGTCATCCTGCGGCTGCCCAACCGCCGGGCCCTGCGCCTCCGCGCCAGCTTCTCCCAGCCCCTCTTCCAGGCCATGGTGGCCATCTGCCGGCTCCTCA GTATCCGGCACCCTGAGGAGCTGTCTCTGCTCCGGGCTCccgagaaggagaagaagaagaagaaagaaaaggagccgGAGGAGGAGGTGTATGACCTGACCAAGGTCGTCCTGGTCGGGG GCGTGGCCCCTGCGTCGTTCCGGGGGATGCCAGCCCACTTCTCAGACAGTGCCCAGACGGAGGCCTGCTACCACATGCTGAGCCGGCCACAGCCCCCGCCGGACCCCCTTCTGCTGCAGCGCCTGCCTCGGCCCAGCTCCCTCTTGGACAAAACCCAGCTCCACAGCAG GTGGCTGGATTCCTCGCGGTGCCTCATGCAGCAGGGCGTCAAGGCTGGGGATACACTCTGGCTGCGCTTCAAATACTACAGCTTCTTCGACCTGGATCCCAAG ACAGACCCAGTGCGGCTGACCCAGTTGTACGAGCAGGCTCGCTGGGACCTGCTGCTGGAAGAGATTGACTGCACTGAGGAGGAGATGATGGTGTTTGCAGCCCTACAGGTGCCGGGCAGGGGGCCCCTGGGGGCTGGGTGCGggccaggcccagggcagggTCTTCCAGCGGGAACCCTGCATCAGGGGAAGCCCTGTTGGGCAAATGAGCTGCCGGCTCAGCCGTCCCTGGCCACGTGCCCCCTCCAGTACCACATCAACAAGCTGTCCCAGAGCGGGGAGGTGGGCGAACCGGCGGGCACAGACTCAGGGCTGGACGACCTGGATGCAGCCCTGAGCAACCTGGAGGTGAAGCTGGAGGGGTCGGCACCCACGGACATGCTG gacagCCTCACCACCATCCCAGAACTCAAGGACCATCTCCGGATCTTCCG GCCCCGGAAACTGACTCTGAAGGGGTACCGCCAGCACTGGGTGGTGTTCAAGGAGACCACCCTGTCCTACTACAAGAGCCAGGAAGAGGCCCCCGGGGACCCCATCCAGCAGCTCAACCTCAAGG GCTGTGAAGTGGTCCCCGATGTCAACGTCTCAGGCCAGAAGTTCTGCATCAAACTCCTGGTGCCCTCCCCTGAGGGCATGAGTGAGATCTACCTGCGGTGCCAGGAT GAACAGCAGTATGCCCGCTGGATGGCTGGCTGCCGACTGGCCTCCAAGGGCCGCACCATGGCGGACAGCAGCTACTCCAGCGAGGTGCAGGCCATCCTGGCCTTCCTCAGCCTGCAGCGgacaggcggcggcggcggcgggggctcCGGCAACCATCCCCAGGGTCCCGATGCCTCCGCCGAGGGCCTCAACCCTTATGGCCTTGTGGCCCCACGCTTCCAGAGAAAGTTCAAGGCCAAACAG CTCACTCCACGGATCCTGGAAGCCCACCAGAACGTGGCCCAGCTCTCGCTGTCTGAGGCCCAGCTGCGTTTCATCCAGGCCTGGCAGTCCCTCCCCGACTTCGGCATCTCCTATGTTGTGGTCAG GTTCAAGGGCAGCAGGAAAGATGAGATCCTGGGCATCGCCAACAACCGGCTGATCCGCATTGACTTGTCCGTGGGTGACGTGGTCAAGACCTGGCGCTTCAGCAACATGCGCCAGTGGAATGTCAACTGGGACATCCGGCAG GTGGCCATCGAGTTTGATGAGCACATCAACGTGGCTTTCAGCTGCGTGTCCGCCAGCTGCCGCATTGTGCATGAGTACATTGGGGGCTACATCTTCCTGTCCACGCGGGAGAGGGCCCGGGGGGAGGAGCTGGATGAGGACCTCTTCCTGCAGCTCACGGGAGGCCACGAGGCCTTTTGA